A stretch of the Arvicanthis niloticus isolate mArvNil1 chromosome 17, mArvNil1.pat.X, whole genome shotgun sequence genome encodes the following:
- the Paqr8 gene encoding membrane progestin receptor beta, protein MTTAILERLSTLSVSGQQLRRLPKILEEGLPKMPCTVPETDVPQLFREPYIHAGYRPTGHEWRYYFFSLFQKHNEVVNVWTHLLAALAVLLRFWAFVEAGALQWASPHTLPLLLFILSSITYLTCSLLAHLLQSKSELSHYTFYFVDYVGVSVYQYGSALAHFFYSSDQAWYERFWLFFLPAAAFCGWLSCAGCCYAKYRYRRPYPVMRKICQVVPAGLAFVLDISPVAHRVALCHLAGCQEQAAWYHTFQILFFLVSAYFFSCPVPEKYFPGSCDIVGHGHQIFHAFLSICTLSQLEAILLDYQGRHEIFLQRHGPLSVYTACLSFFFLAACSGATASLLRHKVKDRLIKKDS, encoded by the coding sequence ATGACGACCGCCATCCTGGAGCGCCTGAGCACCCTGTCTGTGAGTGGGCAGCAGCTGCGCCGTCTGCCCAAGATTCTGGAAGAAGGGCTCCCCAAGATGCCGTGCACCGTTCCAGAAACCGACGTGCCCCAGCTCTTTAGGGAGCCATACATCCACGCGGGCTACCGCCCCACGGGGCACGAGTGGCGTTACTACTTCTTCAGCCTCTTTCAGAAGCACAACGAGGTGGTCAACGTCTGGACCCACTTGCTGGCGGCCCTGGCGGTCCTTTTGAGATTCTGGGCCTTTGTGGAGGCAGGGGCACTGCAGTGGGCCTCCCCCCACACCCTACCCCTGCTCCTCTTTATCCTGTCGTCAATCACTTACCTCACCTGCAGCCTCTTGGCCCACCTGCTGCAGTCCAAGTCAGAGCTGTCCCACTACACTTTTTACTTTGTAGACTACGTCGGGGTCAGCGTCTACCAGTATGGCAGCGCATTGGCTCACTTTTTCTATAGCTCCGACCAAGCCTGGTATGAGCGCTTCTGGCTGTTCTTCCTGCCGGCAGCGGCTTTCTGTGGCTGGCTATCGTGCGCTGGCTGTTGCTACGCCAAGTATCGCTACCGACGGCCTTATCCAGTTATGCGGAAGATCTGTCAAGTGGTACCAGCAGGGCTGGCCTTCGTCCTAGACATCAGCCCCGTGGCACACCGCGTGGCTCTCTGCCACCTGGCCGGTTGCCAGGAGCAGGCGGCCTGGTACCACACCTTCCAGATCCTCTTCTTCCTTGTCAGCGCGTACTTCTTCTCATGCCCTGTACCGGAGAAGTACTTCCCCGGTTCCTGTGACATTGTGGGCCATGGACATCAAATCTTCCACGCCTTCCTTTCCATCTGCACGCTCTCCCAGCTGGAGGCCATTCTTCTGGACTACCAGGGACGCCATGAGATCTTCCTCCAGCGCCACGGTCCCCTGTCTGTCTACACAGcctgtctctcctttttctttttagccGCCTGCAGTGGGGCCACCGCCTCCCTCCTGAGGCACAAGGTCAAGGACAGACTGATTAAGAAAGACTCCTGA